The genomic stretch TTTGATCTTGATACCGGGGAAATAAAATGGAGTGCACAGTGCTCGGATGCATTGGCGGCACGGCCTCTGATAACTTCCGAAGTAATCTACACGGGAAGTATGGGGAACTGGTTCTATGCTTTTGATCGCCATAATGGTGACTTGCTACAGCAAATCGAGCTTCGGGGCCGAGTGAAGAGCGCAATGGCCCTGGCTGAAGGTGGATTGATTATTTTAACGGAGCCGCGTTATGTGGTCCGACTTACGCCTTTGAATACAGATGTTCACCTGTAATCGTCGATTTATAGGGATATGGTGTGGAGTTCTTTTCACCTTTATTCCATCTATCAGCATGGCACAATCCCAGATCCTGGTCCATATTCTAAGTAATGATATGGATGCAGCAGCTTATGCAGACTCATTGTACTTGGGACCCGCCGGTGGAGGCCCATATTGGGTTGATTCCACGACCAAGACCATCCGTCTTTCGACGCTCCGCGCTGCGGCTTGGAGTATGCCGCCGATTCAAGTACCTCTAAGGGCTGAGTCGGAAGATAGCGTACAGGTCACACTGAATTTTCCAAATTATCATCGGATTGAGTCTTATCCCTTCGGAGCGGAAGCCTGGTTGCAGGAGGGTGTGAAGCAAAGGCTTCTTGGGTTAACTCCCGTCGTATTCACTTCTTCGGGGACTGTTGACGGTATGTTTCGTATTGAACTGGAAGGATATATTCCCAGCATAGTGAAACCAAAAACAGATCTATGGAATCGCTACGAGGTTTCATTGAAGGCGCTCGCTCAGGTAAATGAGCGGTCAGGGCTGAGCCCTGCGATGAAGCAGCGAAGAAGCTGGATTGATTGGGGTACAGCAGCGGTAGCGATGGCAGCAGGTGTCGTGGCTGTACACTACAAATTCCGCGCAGATCGGATCAATGACGAATACCTCATGACGGGGGATGCATCTCTACGTCCACGTGTAGCTAGGCTGGATGATTATTCGGGAGTTGCACTAGGGGTCATGCAAGCTGGGCTTGTCACTCTGGCGGTTCGCTTCGCGCTCAAGTGAAAAGCGTGTTTCTTCAACTTTCATGGAAGTATTCCGTAGAGTCTGCTATTGTGATACGGTAAGATGAATTGGCTTGACATATTGATTATCGTAGTTCTAGGGGTCGGCTCCCTGATAGGGTTTCGACGTGGACTCATACTCCAACTTTTTGGTTTGGTCAGTTTTGTTGCATCATTTTTGATCGGTTTCCTCTACATGGAAGGTGTGGGGGACTGGTTTGAAAATCAGCTAGGAGTTTCCGTAACGTATTCTTCTCTTTTTGGCTTTGGGGCGGTGTTCCTGGGCGTTTACGTGTGTGCGATGATCGTTACCCGTTTCCTCGACAAAGTGGTCAAAAAAACTGTGGTGATCGGTGGCTTGAATCGGATTTTTGGGGGAGTCGTAGGACTGATCACCTCGGGCTTGGCATTAAGCTTGCTACTCTATGCTTTGGCCACGGTGAATCTCCCGCCGAGTGAGCTTCGCAGTTCGTCTGCACTCTACGAAGTCGTGTATCAATTCTTCCCACAGACATGGGATCTGGTAACCCAAAAATTCCCTGAGCTCTCTGAGCTAATCGACCGCTTCCCCTCTGTATTTTAACCGGCCCACGTCCAGACTCTGCCCGAGGGTAGATCTGTGTGTCGTCGGATCCGATATTCCTACCAAAATCATGTTTCAAGGTTGATTCATGGTGCAGTCTTAAATAATTTAGATTTAGACTGAATCTAAATAATAATGAAGTTGTTGAAGCGGCGGTCCGGGGAGTTCTGCCGGAACCTTATTCACTACGACAAAACATGATCAAACTTAAAATGAGAATTGCACTTCTTGCTACTTTGTTGTTATTGAGTGTCACCACGAGCAGTGCACAAAGCTCCAATTCTTGCGGCCTGCTGGTGATGGCGCATGGTGGAGCGGAGAAGTGGAATGCAGCAGTTGAGGATGCAGTTGCCCCAGTCCGTGAAAAGATCCCCACTTCCATAGCTTTTGGGATGGCGAATCCTGAAACCATGAAAGCGGCAGTCGCTGAATTGGAAGAGCAGAAGATTGATTGCATCGCCGTTGTACGGTTGTTTATGTCCGCGCATTCATTTCTTCATCAGACGGAGTACCTTCTGGGATTAAGAGAAGATCCGCCCCCTTTCTTTATATCTCATCATGGACCTCAGCATCACCATGAGCCACCAACTCCGGTGGAATTTCAGGGTAAAATTGCTATCAGTCAAACGGCTTTGCTGGATGCTTCCGAGATGGGAGAGGTTCTGGCTATGAATGCTCGTGCACTCAGCGATAGCTCCGGCAATGAATCTGTCCTAATTATTGCACACGGGGCGGGAGATGATGTAGTGAATGACGAGTGGCTTCTGAAGCTGGATCGGTTGTCGGATACTGTTCGGGAAATCGGTCTCTTCCGTAGCGTTGCGGTTCACAGTTTGAGGGAGGATTGGAAAGAGAAACGGTCCAAATCTGAGGCAGACATTCGTGGATTCGTAGAGGAGCATACAGAAGGTGATGGTCGTGTGATTGTGCTTCCTTTCAGATTGTTTGGGTTTGGACCGTACGCCAAAGTTCTGGAGGGACTAACCTATGAATCCAATGGTATTGGATTGTTGCCACATCCAAAAGTGAGCACTTGGATTGAGCGGACTGCCAATGAATTGTTCGTTGAATTATCTCAGGATACAGATGCATGATTTTGGATGCTCTTGATTGGTAATTGAGAGTTTTTGGTCGAGCTGTGAAATTCTTCGTGAGTCATTTTGGGTGCTTGCATTTACGGGAGAGTAGATCCATCGATTGGATCTGGAGACAAGGAATTTTTGATAGGCCGTTGAATCCAGTTAGTAAGGTGATCAGGCAGATCTGTGCGTATTTTCCTTGCTTTCGGTGATGCATCTTTGGGTGTGAAAGACAAAATGGGGGTGATCGCAAGCTAGCACACACCACATGGATACTGACTTCCGCTTGGTATTACCGTTTCGTTTTGTAAATTCAGGGAATTCAATGATCCGATGAAAAAAACTCCTAAACTTTATTACTCGATTGGGGAGGTGAGCAAAAAAATCGGCGTGGAGGCGTATGTGCTCCGCTATTGGGAAAGTGAATTTCATCAACTCAGACCACGAAAAAACAGCTCCGGCCGACGAATTTATACAAAAGATGATCTAAAACTGGTGCGTCAAATCTATGACTTGCTTCGTGTAAAGAAATACACGCTTGAGGGTGCACGGCAGGCTCTGAAAGATGGACGTGAGAGGCCTGCTGATCAGAAAGCAGAACGGGACGAATTACTGAGATTACGCTTATTTCTGGAGAACATCAGTCGTCAATTGGCGTAACCACCAGATCCGGGACGTAGCGCAGCCAGGTAGCGCACTTCAATGGGGTTGAAGGGGTCGTGAGTTCAAATCTCGCCGTCCCGACGGATAGATAGTGTAGTTTTTCTGACTGTATGCTTACAGTGACATCACCCCGAACCGACACTCGGTGCGGTTTCGTTGATGTCTACTAGGGAGACACGTTAAACAGAAGTCGTTCGAAAATTCTTCCATCTATTTTCTGTAGGACACTACCAAGCTGAGACATCACGTATTCAGTGCTCAGTCCGTAGTATTCAAAGTCTGACTACAGTTTCTAGTCGGTGATGTATTTTTCTCTATGAGCATGGATGGTTTTAGCGGATCGCACATCTCCTTTTTTGTGTGACCAGGCGGTTTACTCTATAATATGGTATAAGCTTTAGTAAATGTCAAACAGTAAGCTTGAGCAGGCGAAGCGCAAGTATGCGGAGGATCTACGCACTCTAAGGAAGCAGAAAGGTGTCTCATTAGACGCGATTTGTACAGAAACCAAAGTCATCAAGACTGTGCTGGAAGAGTTCGAGATCAACTGCCTCCATCGAAATAATAGATTCAATAAAGTCTACCTTTATTCCTTGGTCAGATCGTACGCGAAGATTACGGGCCTAGATGGTGACCAGATTTTGAGTGCGCTCTATATGGCACTAGATGGCAGCTATGATGGCAGGTTGAGTCCAGATTATAAACCCAAAGAGAAGCCAGCGAAGCTAGCGGAGTCATCTACCAAGAAATCGGCCAACACCAGCGAGCCCAATAAAGGGGCATCACCTCCCAAATCGGATAAACGTACACGCGGGGGATAAGGAATGGCATTCGCCAATTCTTGACGCATTTGTTTGATGATCTCCGGGCGGGCAAGCCCAATGCTTCCGCTCAAAATAATGATCGCAGGATCTATAACACTGGCTAATCCTACAGCGGACTGTGCGATGTAGTTTGTTGCTGTAGTGACCAGTTCTTTCGCTTCGGCATTTCCTGCGTCCGCCGCCTGATAGACTTCAATAGTACGCGTTGAGTCTGAGGGACCGCTTTGGATGCGTGCCCATTGGGCAGCCAGTCCAGCCCCGCCGGCAAGACGCTCTAGACACCCACCAGGCTGCCAAGATTGTCCAAGGTGTTCCGGCGAGGGAATCATCTTGCCGATTTCCCCGGCGGAGTGATTTGCGCCACGTAATACCTTTCCATCTATGAGGATTCCAGTGGCAATCCCGGTACTCACGGTCATATAGACCATCGGCGATCCTACCGGGGAAGTGCTCAGCCCGGCTTCTGCAACTGCTGCTGCATTTACGTCATTCTCTATGACCGTAGGGGTTTCAATTTTCGACTCAAGGGCGAAGCGTAGGGGAACGTTTACCCAGTCATTCAGATTGGCGGCCTCGAGCACGATCCCAGCTTCCGGGTCAGTCATTCCCGGTGCAACGCAGCCAACCGCACTCAGTTGGTCGCCACTCTCAAGCCCATCACGAATTAAGCCAACCGCTACGTCAAGTACGGCTTCGGGTCCCTGCTGTGGAGTTGCAGCCGAGGCCCGGTAGTAGATTTCTTGAGGACTACCCTTGTGAGCGAGTGCACACCGGGTTCGCGTCCCTCCGATATCAATCCCTGCAATGAGTGTCATGAAGCAGGATTAGATGTCCGATTCCAGTTCGCGAATCCAGATATTGCGAAAGCGCGTCGGTTCGTTGTGATCCTGAAGAAACAGGGGCAACGCATCTTCATGGGCTTTGTAGGGAGGACGGGATTTGTGTCCTGACGGGCCAGTCAGTATAACATTGTCCTGAACAAGTACATCGTTGTGGAAAACAGTTACTCTCGCTGGCTCCTTTAAACTACCATCTTCCTCAAAGTGGGGTCTCCTGAAGACAATGTCATAGGACTGCCATTCCAGTGGGGGTCGACTTGCATTCACCAGTGGAGGATATTGCCCGTACAATGAGGCGGCCTGTCCGTCGGGATAGGTCTTGTTGTTGAACGAGTTCAGTACTTGAACTTCATAAGTGCTCATGAGATAGACGCCACTGTTACCACTGTCTTGCCCTTCTCCGCTGTTTGGGGTAGCCCATTCGATATGAAGCTGAACATCCCCAAATGAACGTATGGTTTTGATAATACCCGTTCCAGGTTTGACCTCCATATAGCCATCTCGTAAATACCAAACGACCGGGTCTCCATTCGCATGAGTCCATTCGTCGAAATTTGTGCCATCAAACAGTACAATTGCATCCGAAGGAGCAGGGGATGAAGTCAACTCTCCAGGGGTTACAATTTGTGGCTGGGGGCGATCAAGGTCATGGATATCCCATGCTTCCAGAGAAGGGACTTGTCCCAGCACGGGGGAAACGGTGACCAAGAGAGCCAGAGATAGTATTGAGCCTCTTGCAAAACCCTCCTCCAACCTGTAAAATATTGCCCTGGGTAGTCCATGGGTGATATCCGTATCTAAACGAAGGGGTTTTGCAAGAGCCTCTATTGTGAATTGCTGCATGGAAATGAAGTGCTTAATCAGGTTCTGTAATTAAGGCCAAAAAGATGGATTGTCAGCTTATCGAATGATATAGGTCATCAGCCTCACAATCCTGAGAACCCGTAAGATAATACCTGGATGGGAAGGTGGCGTTATAGAGTCAGCCGATGGATGTTTTTTCAGGGTAAAGACTAGTTGGCACACATAGGCCTAGGCGACAGGTTCTATCAAATTTTATGCAGGGTTTCAACGAGATTCAGCCCTATGTCGAGAGTTATTAAGGGGATGGCATTACCTACAAGGATCCGTATCTTCCACGTTGCCATGCATGATAAGGGTACTGTGCTGGGGTAAAATAAATTGGTCGAAACACGAAAAGATGCCGGAAATACATCGCTGGAACCCTGTGGATTTGAGGGGTGTTGGCGCCACGAGGGTTTCAATTTTACGCCGGGCCGGTAGAACAAATTACCTGACTAGGTGGGAATCTGAACTTAAATCTGGAACAGGTAGGGATGGAGAAGACATTATCTGGAGATGAATATCGTTGAACAAACGGGATCTATGTATTTTGAAGCATAGGTTGGGAGAAAGAATCGGAGTTACGCACACTGGAAGAATGTTTTGCCTGTATGAAATATTTTTGAGCGATGCAGCACAGTTGCTCACAGACGCAGCGCAGCGATGCGATCGTATTATTTGATTGGTTCTGAGGATGGCAGTAATCAAAAGTCTCCGACTACTGCCAGTATCCATTGCTCTACTTCTATAAGTCAACATCAATGCTCGAGGCGATTATGAATAAAAAAGCTGCTTATGTATCCCGGTCACAGGAAATTACGGATGTCATCGTAGTGGGATCTGGTATCAGCGGAGGTTTTGCAGCAAAAGAGCTCACGGAGGCAGGGCTGAATGTTTTGCTTTTGGAGCGAGGTTACAACCTAGTGCATGGTGCAGGATACGTCACTGAACATCTGGAAAACTGGGAATTTCCTGCCCGCAATAGTAAGGGTTCACGCATGCATCAGCAGCAGTACGCGATTCAATCACGGACCTATGCTTTTGCGGAGCACACGGAACATTTTTTTATCAATGACAGAGAAAACCCTTATGTAGAAGGGGATCCATTCACTTGGATCAGAGCGGATGTAGTTGGTGGGCGTTCACTTTTATGGGCTCGTCAATGCTATCGCTGGGGGCCTGTGGATTTTGAGGCGAATGTACAGGATGGCATGGGCATTGATTGGCCGATCCGATACGAAGAAATCGCACCGTGGTATGACCATGTGGAGCGATTTGCCGGGATCACAGGCCAACCGGAAGGCCTTCCGCAGTGTCCCGACGGCGTTTTCTTGCCTCCCATGCCCTTGAACTGGGCAGAACAGCGTGTCCGGGAGGCTATGGAGTCCCACTTTGACGACCGATTACTGACAATTGGACGAGCGGCAATTCTTACCCAGCCTCATAATGGTCGGGCTGCATGCCATTATTGTGGACCATGTTACCGAGGATGCTCAGCAGGGGCCTATTTTAGTAGCCAGAGTGCAACACTGCCTGCTGCTTTTGCAACGGGCAGACTGACGCTACAACCGGAGAGTATCGTGCACAGCGTGATTTATGATGAAACACAAAGGAAAGCCACGGGGGTTCGCTACATAGATCGTAGTACGGGAGTCATGCGAGAGGCGTATGCTCGAACTATCTTCTTATGTGCCTCTGCATTAGGGACGACACAGATCATGTTAAATTCGACATCGTCCCGCTTCCCCAATGGTCTTGCGAACGATAGTGGGGCTCTGGGACATTATTTGATGGATCATCATTTTCAGATTGGTGCCACCGGTCAACTGCCAGGCGGCGAAGACCGATATTTTCAAGGGAGTCGTCCGAACGGGATCTATGTTCCGCGGTTTCGGAATCTTTCCAAAGAAACCCGGCGCAGCGACTACCTTCGGGGCTTTGGCTATCAGGGAGAGGCGACGAGACCCTCCTGGGGTCGCCTGGTTCACGGCTTTGGACCCGAGCTCAAACAAACACTCAGGAGGCCCGGGCCCTGGGAAATGGTGCTGGAGGCATTTGGTGAAGCATTACCAAGTTTTGACAACTATGTGACACTCGATGAATCCGTCACGGACGCATGGGGGATGCCAGTTTTACGAATCCACTGTAAGTGGGGTGAGAATGAATTTGCCATGCGCGAGGACATGAAAGAATCAGCTGCAGAAATGCTGGATGCCGCGGGCGCTAAAAACATAGAGATCTATGATCACCATACAGAGGATGGCCTTGGTGCGGAACCGGGGTTGGGGATACATGAAATGGGAACTGCTCGTATGGGACGGGACCCGGCAACCAGTGTATTAAATGCACATAATCAGTGTCACTCAGTCCCCAATGTATTTGTGACTGATGGCGCATGCATGACTTCCTCGGCGTGTCAGAATCCATCAATTACATACATGGCTTTGACGGCAAGAGCCGCCAGTTATACGGTTGATCAACTGAAACGTTTGAATCTCTGATTACGTGAAGAGGCGGCGAATTGTCAGCTTGATGATAGGAGACACGTTCTGTACCTGTAGATTTCAAAGCAATATGCGGTACAGCCAGGCCCTTTATATTGCCCCGACTACATTCAAATGATTGCTTTACTTCTTCTGATCCAGTTATCTCCTCTGCAGGAGGCACTTACTTTCCACGCTTCTTTTGATTCGGCATCGACCGCAGACATTGCAGCGGGAGATCCGGTTCTTTACCGGGCTCAGGGGTGGGGGGAGCGCAATAATGCCAAGCCAGCTTCCTTACCTGAAGGTGACGTGTCGATTCTATCTCATGGCGGCCGCCATGGCGGAGCCTTAAACTTTTCCCGGTACGCGGAAGCACTTTACTTTTTTAGGGCACAAGATAATTTGCCTTACCACCAAGAGGGATGGAATGTGACCATCTCATTCTGGCTGAAACTGGATCCCAATCAGGACTTGTTTGAGGGGCAGTGGTGCGATCCGATACAGATCACGTCACGAGCTTGGGATGACGCCTCCATATTCGTAGACTTTACTCGTAACCGTCCACGGCAATTTCGATTTGCAGCATTTGCGGACCGCACGATATGGAACCCCGATAACCAGCCGTGGGAGGAAATGGCACCGGGAGTCATGCCAATGATCATTGTATCTGATCCACCATTTTCGCACGATTCATGGACGCATGTGGTCCTGGTATTACAGAAATTCAACACCGATCAAAACCATGCGGTACTCTTCGGCTATCTCAATGGAGAACTCTCTGGTGTGTTGGAAGGGCGGGACCAAATCCTTACCTGGAACTCTGAGGATGTCCTCACGCAGATCGGACTACAGTTCAAGGGTCAGATAGACGACTTGGCCTTCTTCAATCGAGATCTCTCGACTGCGGAAATCCAACAACTATACATGCTGCCGGAGGGCATTGCTGCGTTACACAAATAGTATGCATAAGTACTATCTCTTGCTATTATCCGTGCTGCTTTGGAGTTGCACGACGACAACCGGACCTCCTTATGCTCCCGGTGAAGCACTTGGCACCATCGAGGTTGAAGAGGGATTCGCCGTCGAGTTGTTTGCTGCAGAGCCACTTGTACAGGATCCCGTGGCGATGACGATTGATGAGCGGGGACGGGTGTATGTGGTAGAGATGCCCGGTTATCCGTTAGACACGGGTGGTTCTGGGCGAGTGAAGCTCCTTAGTGATACGGACGGTGACGGGTATCCGGATACTGCCACTCTTTTTGCCGAGGGATTGACGCTCCCCAACGGGGTGATGCGCTGGAAACAAGGGGTGGTCGTAACGGACCCACCAGATGTTCTTTACCTCGAAGATACTGATGCGGATGGAGTTGCAGATGTTCGTGAAGTCATGCTCACGGGGTTTGCCTTGAGTAATCCTCAGCACAATGCAAATACCCCCCTTTATGGTCTTGACAACTGGATCTACATTGCCAATAACGGCACGATTTCCTGGACAGAAAAATATGCAGACCCGTTCGGTGATACTGGCGGGGAGATCTTCTTTCCCGCTCAGCCGGAAGCTCCTCGGTTACCTCCGAATGGATTTGATCGCAATATTCGGTTTCGACCGGACACATTCGAACTTCAGATGCGGAGTGGGGATTCACAGTTCGGCCACACGTTTGACGCATGGGGGCGTCATTTCCTAAATAGTAACAGCCATCATCATTATTACGAGGCATTGGCAGCACCTTATCTGGAGCGTAACCTGTCCGTTGCAGTTGGCGATGCGACTCAAACTTCATTGCGCGGTGCCAGAGCCTCCCAGGTGTTCCCGATTACTGTAGATCCAGAGCACCAACTGCTTACGGATCGGGGAGTGATGACATCTGCATGTGGCATCACATGGTATCATGGGGGCTTGTTTCCTGCTCCATATAACGACAATATTACCTTTACGGCTGAGCCAGTACACAACCTTGTCCATGTGAACAAGGTTACGGTAGAGGGCAGCAATTTTGTTGCCTCCCGGATCAGAGAGGGGGAAGAATTTCTGGCTTCAACCGATAGTTGGTTTAGACCTGTGAATTTCACCGTGGGACCGGACGGAGCGCTATATATCGTAGATTATTATCGGCAAATCGTGGAGCATCCAGAGTGGATGGATGATGACGTCGTCGAAGCAGGGATTCTGACACAAGGCACTTCGCGAGGTAGAATTTATCGTATCGTTCCAGAGGGAACTCCGCGGCCGTTTTGGGTAAATACCCTGGAGTCAATGGATACTTCGGAACGCGTCCATCGTCTGTCTGACGCGAACGGATGGTGGAGAATGGCAGCGCAACGATTGCTTGTGTCCGAGCGTGATACAGCCGCCATACCGCTTTTGAGGGAACAGCTTTCCCAGGAAACGCAACCGGAAGGGCGACTCCATATCCTGTGGTCTTTGCATGGACTGGGTGCCCTTCGTACGGAGGACATTCGCATCGGATTAGAGGATCCTCATCCCGGTGTTCGAGAAAATGCGGTCCGTCTAGCAGAAATGGACAAAAATGGTTGGGAGGCCCTGGCCCCTGATCTCCTACAACTTGTCAACGACACCAACGCAAAGGTACGCTATCAGGTCTTGACGACTCTTGGACTGATCGATACAGACTCCGAAGAGATCTTACGTGCACAGGAGCAGATTCTACGTCGAGATATTGATG from Rhodothermaceae bacterium encodes the following:
- a CDS encoding MerR family transcriptional regulator — translated: MKKTPKLYYSIGEVSKKIGVEAYVLRYWESEFHQLRPRKNSSGRRIYTKDDLKLVRQIYDLLRVKKYTLEGARQALKDGRERPADQKAERDELLRLRLFLENISRQLA
- a CDS encoding DUF1080 domain-containing protein, producing MQQFTIEALAKPLRLDTDITHGLPRAIFYRLEEGFARGSILSLALLVTVSPVLGQVPSLEAWDIHDLDRPQPQIVTPGELTSSPAPSDAIVLFDGTNFDEWTHANGDPVVWYLRDGYMEVKPGTGIIKTIRSFGDVQLHIEWATPNSGEGQDSGNSGVYLMSTYEVQVLNSFNNKTYPDGQAASLYGQYPPLVNASRPPLEWQSYDIVFRRPHFEEDGSLKEPARVTVFHNDVLVQDNVILTGPSGHKSRPPYKAHEDALPLFLQDHNEPTRFRNIWIRELESDI
- a CDS encoding GMC family oxidoreductase, with amino-acid sequence MNKKAAYVSRSQEITDVIVVGSGISGGFAAKELTEAGLNVLLLERGYNLVHGAGYVTEHLENWEFPARNSKGSRMHQQQYAIQSRTYAFAEHTEHFFINDRENPYVEGDPFTWIRADVVGGRSLLWARQCYRWGPVDFEANVQDGMGIDWPIRYEEIAPWYDHVERFAGITGQPEGLPQCPDGVFLPPMPLNWAEQRVREAMESHFDDRLLTIGRAAILTQPHNGRAACHYCGPCYRGCSAGAYFSSQSATLPAAFATGRLTLQPESIVHSVIYDETQRKATGVRYIDRSTGVMREAYARTIFLCASALGTTQIMLNSTSSRFPNGLANDSGALGHYLMDHHFQIGATGQLPGGEDRYFQGSRPNGIYVPRFRNLSKETRRSDYLRGFGYQGEATRPSWGRLVHGFGPELKQTLRRPGPWEMVLEAFGEALPSFDNYVTLDESVTDAWGMPVLRIHCKWGENEFAMREDMKESAAEMLDAAGAKNIEIYDHHTEDGLGAEPGLGIHEMGTARMGRDPATSVLNAHNQCHSVPNVFVTDGACMTSSACQNPSITYMALTARAASYTVDQLKRLNL
- a CDS encoding CvpA family protein, yielding MNWLDILIIVVLGVGSLIGFRRGLILQLFGLVSFVASFLIGFLYMEGVGDWFENQLGVSVTYSSLFGFGAVFLGVYVCAMIVTRFLDKVVKKTVVIGGLNRIFGGVVGLITSGLALSLLLYALATVNLPPSELRSSSALYEVVYQFFPQTWDLVTQKFPELSELIDRFPSVF
- a CDS encoding helix-turn-helix domain-containing protein → MSNSKLEQAKRKYAEDLRTLRKQKGVSLDAICTETKVIKTVLEEFEINCLHRNNRFNKVYLYSLVRSYAKITGLDGDQILSALYMALDGSYDGRLSPDYKPKEKPAKLAESSTKKSANTSEPNKGASPPKSDKRTRGG
- a CDS encoding ROK family protein, which encodes MTLIAGIDIGGTRTRCALAHKGSPQEIYYRASAATPQQGPEAVLDVAVGLIRDGLESGDQLSAVGCVAPGMTDPEAGIVLEAANLNDWVNVPLRFALESKIETPTVIENDVNAAAVAEAGLSTSPVGSPMVYMTVSTGIATGILIDGKVLRGANHSAGEIGKMIPSPEHLGQSWQPGGCLERLAGGAGLAAQWARIQSGPSDSTRTIEVYQAADAGNAEAKELVTTATNYIAQSAVGLASVIDPAIIILSGSIGLARPEIIKQMRQELANAIPYPPRVRLSDLGGDAPLLGSLVLADFLVDDSASFAGFSLGL
- a CDS encoding dehydrogenase encodes the protein MHKYYLLLLSVLLWSCTTTTGPPYAPGEALGTIEVEEGFAVELFAAEPLVQDPVAMTIDERGRVYVVEMPGYPLDTGGSGRVKLLSDTDGDGYPDTATLFAEGLTLPNGVMRWKQGVVVTDPPDVLYLEDTDADGVADVREVMLTGFALSNPQHNANTPLYGLDNWIYIANNGTISWTEKYADPFGDTGGEIFFPAQPEAPRLPPNGFDRNIRFRPDTFELQMRSGDSQFGHTFDAWGRHFLNSNSHHHYYEALAAPYLERNLSVAVGDATQTSLRGARASQVFPITVDPEHQLLTDRGVMTSACGITWYHGGLFPAPYNDNITFTAEPVHNLVHVNKVTVEGSNFVASRIREGEEFLASTDSWFRPVNFTVGPDGALYIVDYYRQIVEHPEWMDDDVVEAGILTQGTSRGRIYRIVPEGTPRPFWVNTLESMDTSERVHRLSDANGWWRMAAQRLLVSERDTAAIPLLREQLSQETQPEGRLHILWSLHGLGALRTEDIRIGLEDPHPGVRENAVRLAEMDKNGWEALAPDLLQLVNDTNAKVRYQVLTTLGLIDTDSEEILRAQEQILRRDIDDEWVQIAALLSVPSDRLLRIALSHSDNSALVEKLAGVIAREQRATTLFARVLASGDDLWWHAPVLRGIASAGSKASSSQANDLVAWMWSTRNEEVARAILALLPVTNLTADVVDEAYRLAQDPQVSLPQRLRAVRILSVAPTGPELLITLFTGEAPLDVQLEVLRGLRRRGGVEVAVHILNEWTRLTPQLRRTALETFNNAERAAILVEALESGVVSTAELSWNQRVRLMRDTPEPTRSRARALLQVTDEAHGKVVTDLVGNFESGASIFATTCASCHTRGFGPDLATVSHWPDHMLIDAIRNPSKSISSGFELWQVVTVQGDTLRGTIASETASAVRLLDDQSDTVIRRSEIESVLPMTISGMPEELVPDPQKLADLLEFLKQL
- a CDS encoding LamG domain-containing protein, giving the protein MIALLLLIQLSPLQEALTFHASFDSASTADIAAGDPVLYRAQGWGERNNAKPASLPEGDVSILSHGGRHGGALNFSRYAEALYFFRAQDNLPYHQEGWNVTISFWLKLDPNQDLFEGQWCDPIQITSRAWDDASIFVDFTRNRPRQFRFAAFADRTIWNPDNQPWEEMAPGVMPMIIVSDPPFSHDSWTHVVLVLQKFNTDQNHAVLFGYLNGELSGVLEGRDQILTWNSEDVLTQIGLQFKGQIDDLAFFNRDLSTAEIQQLYMLPEGIAALHK